From the genome of Chionomys nivalis chromosome 19, mChiNiv1.1, whole genome shotgun sequence, one region includes:
- the Npffr1 gene encoding neuropeptide FF receptor 1: MEVLGEPAQPPNGSWPLSQNGSEAEAALAASPIFSSYYQHSSPVAAMFIVAYALIFLLCMVGNTLVCFTVLRNRHMRTVTNMFILNLAVSDLLVGIFCMPTTLVDNLITGWPFDKATCKMSGLVQGMSVSASVFTLVAIAVERFRCIVHPFREKLTLRKALLTIAVIWALALLIMCPSAVTLTVTREEHHFMLDARNRSYPLYSCWEAWPEKDMRKVYTAVLFAHIYLAPLALIVVMYTRIARKLCQAPGPARDAEEPVAEGGRASRRRARVVHMLVMVALFFTLSWLPLWALLLLIDYGQLSESQLHLLSVYAFPLAHWLAFFHSSANPIIYGYFNENFRRGFQAAFRAQLCRPPWGAHKQAYSERPGRLLRRRVVVDVQPSDSGLPSESAPSSGAAGPGRLPLRNGRVANQDRPREGPGCNHVPLTIPAWNI, translated from the exons ATGGAGG TCCTAGGCGAGCCTGCCCAGCCTCCCAATGGCAGCTGGCCCTTGAGTCAGAATGGGAGCGAGGCTGAGGCTGCCCTGGCCGCCAGCCCCATCTTCTCCTCCTACTACCAGCACTCCTCGCCAGTGGCCGCCATGTTCATCGTGGCCTATGCCCTCATTTTCCTCCTCTGCATGGTGGGCAACACCCTGGTCTGCTTCACCGTGCTCAGGAACCGGCACATGCGCACCGTCACCAACATGTTCATCCTCAACCTGGCCGTCAGCGATCTGCTGGTGGGCATTTTCTGCATGCCTACCACCCTTGTGGACAACCTCATCACTG GTTGGCCTTTTGACAAGGCCACATGCAAGATGAGCGGCTTGGTGCAGGGCATGTCTGTGTCTGCATCCGTCTTCACACTGGTGGCCATCGCCGTGGAAAG GTTCCGCTGCATCGTGCACCCTTTCCGCGAGAAGCTGACTCTCCGGAAGGCGCTGCTCACCATCGCAGTGATCTGGGCGCTGGCGCTGCTCATCATGTGTCCCTCGGCGGTCACTCTGACCGTCACGCGCGAGGAACATCACTTCATGCTGGACGCTCGCAACCGCTCCTACCCGCTCTACTCGTGCTGGGAGGCCTGGCCGGAGAAGGACATGCGTAAGGTCTACACCGCAGTGCTCTTTGCTCACATCTACCTGGCGCCGCTGGCGCTCATCGTGGTGATGTACACGCGCATCGCTCGCAAGCTGTGCCAGGCCCCGGGCCCAGCGCGCGACGCGGAGGAGCCGGTGGCCGAGGGTGGCCGCGCGTCGCGCCGCAGGGCTCGCGTGGTGCACATGCTGGTCATGGTGGCGCTCTTCTTCACGTTGTCCTGGCTGCCGCTCTGGGCGCTGCTGCTGCTCATCGACTACGGGCAGCTGAGCGAGTCACAGCTGCACCTGCTGTCGGTCTACGCTTTTCCCCTGGCACACTGGTTGGCCTTCTTCCATAGCAGCGCCAACCCCATCATCTACGGCTACTTCAACGAGAACTTCCGCCGTGGCTTCCAGGCTGCCTTCCGTGCACAGCTCTGCCGGCCACCCTGGGGAGCCCACAAGCAAGCCTACTCCGAGAGGCCCGGCCGCCTCCTGCGCAGGCGGGTGGTGGTGGATGTGCAGCCCAGCGACTCGGGCCTGCCATCTGAGTCAGCCCCCAGCAGCGGGGCCGCAGGGCCTGGCCGCCTGCCTTTGCGCAATGGGCGTGTGGCCAACCAGGATAGGCCCCGGGAAGGACCTGGCTGCAACCATGTGCCCCTCACCATCCCAGCCTGGAACATCTGA